The nucleotide window GGAAGATCGAATCGAAAACTACCTCAGCATCGACCCCATGGAAATCGAAATCGGACTGGGCCTGGTGCGGCTGGCCGACCCCAAGCGCGGCGGCGATCTGCTCGACCGCATCCAGCGCGTACGACAAAACGTGGCCGGCGATTTGGGAATTGTGATGCCCAAAGTACGCGTCCGCGACAACGCGCGCCTCGATTCCATGGCCTATCGAATTAAGATTGCCGATGTGCCTGTGTCGGAAGGCACGCTGGAACCGGCGATGCTACTAGCGATCGACACCGGTGTCACCACCGGCAAGCTTCGCGGTATTAAAACTCGCGAACCCGCATTCGGCACGACGGCGACTTGGATCGAGCCGGCCGACCGCGAACAGGCCGAGTCTTATCGCTATCGCGTCATCGAGGCCGTTGCTGCGCTGGCGCTGCATTTGACGGAAACTGTTCGCCGCCATGCTGACGAGTTGCTGACCCGCGATGCGGCCAAGCATCTGATCGACGAATTGAAGAAATCCCAACCGGCGGCGGTGAACGAGTTGATTCCTGAGCCCATGAAGCTCTCCGAAGTACAGCGCGTGTTGCAGTTGCTGTTGCGTGAGCAAATATCCATTCGCCAACTCGGCTCGATCTTGGAAGCTCTCGGCGACCATGCCAGCCGCACCAAAGATCCCATCGCGTTGGCCGAAGCCGTTCGTCGGCGGCAGGGCCGCACGATCTGCTCGCGCTATCGGGCCGCCGACGGCAAGTTGTATGTCGTCACGTTGGATCCCGAATTAGAAGACTACGTGGCGGCGGCGATGTCGTCCAGCGCCGAGGGACTTGCCGCGCGTTTGCCGCCACACGCCGTCGCCGCGATTTGTCGAGCGATCGTTGAAGCGGTGGCACAACTGGCACGTGAAAACTATCCACCGGTCGTGCTAGTTGCAGATACCGTTCGCCCGGCCCTACGACAAATCACCGCCTCACAACTACCGCGCCTCGTCGTGCTCAGCTACGGGGAAATACCCAGTGACACGCCGGTCGAATCGCTCGCACTGGCGCACGCCAATGAATCATCAAACTGGCAAGCCTTACAACCGGCCGCATGAGAGTGGTTGCATCCAGAAAACTCCAATGCACATAGATTAAGAGGATGAATTGCAGCTACAAACGAATGAAATTGACGAGGTCCAAGGTGTAATCGCATTTCTGTCCGTTGGAGTGCGAACATCACATTGATTTGATTGCATCCATGTTCGGCTGTGTTTTCGAGACCAATCAATCATAACGAACCCGCTTACAACCATGGAAATCAAGACCTTCCGCGCTGCATCGATGCCAGAAGCGCTCCGCTTGGTGCGCCGTGAACTCGGCCCCGAGGCTGCCGTTTTGCGTACGCGCGAAGTGCGCTGCGGCGGACTGCTGGGGTTGCTATCAGGTGAACGTGGCATTGAAGTTGAAGCGTCGGCGGAAGTGATCGTCCCGAGCCGCCTGCCGAAGCGTCCGGCGATCTCGGATCAGGGCCTCGATCTGACGGAATTGGCTGAAACCTGCCGGCCGATCGATCCGGAAATATTTACCGGGCAAGGCCGCAATTGTCAGGCATTGCCGCTGCATCTTGTCGTTGCCGGCGCAGCGAGCGGAGTCGGAGCCACGACTGTTGCGCTCAACTTGGCAGCATCGCTCGGCGCTCGACAATTGCGCACCATAGTATGGAACCACGAAAACAGCTTCGATCACGCTGGCGGCGCTGAGCCGACCAATCGTCCGGCCGACGTGTTGCTATTCGACGCGGGCAGCAAGCCGGCGCGCCGTTTCGACCGCCTGTGGGACATCGCCGGCCTCGTCTTGCTCGTTGTTTCGCCGGAATCGAAATCGATTCTCGACGGCTATGCTGCCATTAAGATGCTTGTCGAGCGACGGCCGGCGCTGCGTGTGCAAACGGTCGTCAATCGGGCGCGAGATTTCCAAGAGGCCGATCGTATCCATCGACCGCTGGACCAGGCGTGTAGGCAGTTTTTGAATTTAGAGCTGCGGGGGGCCGGTTTCGTATCACACGACGATCAGTTGTCGC belongs to Pirellulales bacterium and includes:
- the flhA gene encoding flagellar biosynthesis protein FlhA — protein: MAVSALARPGAALSRGWRELVLPIALVASVLVILAPVPSALLDLLLSVNIALAVIILLTTVYVRTPLEFSIFPSLLLATTLARLVLNIATTRLILTRAQTDGALAAGHVVRAFGDFVAGNQVTVGIVIFAIIIIIQFVVITKGATRISEVAARFALDGMPGKQLAIDADLNAGMIDQHEAQRRRQLIGQQADFYGAMDGAGKFIRGDAIAGILITFVNIIGGFIIGVAQHGMPFGQAAEVFTKLTIGDGLVAQVPAFLISIAAGLLVTRSSTETNLPGEFLRQLFSRPQALAVAAAFLGMLIFTKLPTIPLLLLGGGCILIALARSRQQQSEFQAAEKADQATKKKLPEDRIENYLSIDPMEIEIGLGLVRLADPKRGGDLLDRIQRVRQNVAGDLGIVMPKVRVRDNARLDSMAYRIKIADVPVSEGTLEPAMLLAIDTGVTTGKLRGIKTREPAFGTTATWIEPADREQAESYRYRVIEAVAALALHLTETVRRHADELLTRDAAKHLIDELKKSQPAAVNELIPEPMKLSEVQRVLQLLLREQISIRQLGSILEALGDHASRTKDPIALAEAVRRRQGRTICSRYRAADGKLYVVTLDPELEDYVAAAMSSSAEGLAARLPPHAVAAICRAIVEAVAQLARENYPPVVLVADTVRPALRQITASQLPRLVVLSYGEIPSDTPVESLALAHANESSNWQALQPAA